A section of the Agrobacterium tumefaciens genome encodes:
- a CDS encoding L,D-transpeptidase family protein has translation MLALGLSVSTALPGSAGAVTLMDLLRGGPGKIARDRGELPPAGIVTSPSGSASGTAQSADASDPEPLPRVSGPRYYDYKADTARAVNTANFGEGLANLKFSATPEIAKALEAYYGAGGKTLWVSGGELTERANAVLAFLETVGESGLDPADYSISAPAKDVTASISSNVVGATSNGTPVETASAPVSDAYQRAQMQFELALSAKVLAYVQDTTRGRVDPNRISGYHDFKRKTVNLAPVLKLAGLSPDVAAYLRSREPSSAEYQALKAELARLRGEGDAAHAVRVPADLVLKPGNSSADMASVVKAIEHRASPAFKTEHAAIIAAYQQTPEYTPDLVDLVKAFQSENGLKADGVIGRATVRAMVGESNDAKIAKVQVAMEQIRWLPADLGQRYVFINQPAFMAYYHNEGVEQFGMKVVVGSKANQTYFFQDEIQTVEFNPYWGVPQSIIINEMLPKLRRDPSYLDRLGYEVQVNGRAVSSSSVNWYGSTNAVSVRQPPSSDNALGDLKILFPNAHAIYMHDTPAKSFFNRDMRALSHGCIRLVEPRRMAAAVLGTTIDKVNEQIASGKNRAVQVPVKIPVYVSYFTAWPDKDGKVQFFDDVYDRDSYVQKAFAVTTKARASSI, from the coding sequence GTGCTGGCTCTCGGTCTTTCCGTTTCAACCGCTCTTCCCGGCAGTGCCGGGGCGGTGACCCTGATGGACCTCCTTCGCGGCGGCCCGGGCAAGATCGCGCGTGACCGCGGCGAGTTGCCGCCCGCCGGTATCGTCACCTCACCGTCCGGTTCCGCATCGGGTACTGCGCAGAGCGCGGATGCTTCCGACCCTGAGCCTCTGCCGCGCGTTTCAGGCCCGCGCTATTATGACTATAAGGCGGATACGGCCCGTGCGGTAAACACGGCGAATTTCGGCGAAGGCCTTGCCAACCTGAAGTTCAGCGCCACGCCGGAGATCGCCAAGGCGCTGGAAGCCTATTACGGCGCCGGCGGCAAGACGCTGTGGGTTTCCGGCGGCGAACTGACCGAGCGCGCCAATGCCGTCCTCGCTTTCCTCGAGACGGTTGGCGAAAGCGGCCTTGATCCTGCCGATTACAGCATTTCCGCACCGGCAAAGGACGTGACCGCAAGCATCAGCAGCAATGTCGTCGGCGCCACGTCGAACGGCACGCCGGTGGAGACGGCCTCGGCGCCTGTTTCCGACGCTTATCAGCGGGCGCAGATGCAGTTCGAGCTCGCGCTTTCGGCAAAAGTTCTCGCCTATGTGCAGGATACGACCCGCGGTCGCGTCGATCCGAACCGGATTTCCGGCTACCATGATTTCAAGCGCAAGACGGTGAACCTCGCTCCCGTTCTGAAGCTTGCGGGCCTGAGCCCCGATGTGGCCGCCTATCTGCGCAGCCGCGAGCCCTCCAGCGCCGAATATCAGGCGCTGAAGGCAGAGCTTGCGCGTCTGCGTGGCGAGGGCGATGCTGCCCATGCCGTGCGCGTTCCCGCCGATCTGGTGCTGAAGCCCGGCAACAGCAGCGCCGATATGGCGAGTGTGGTGAAAGCAATCGAACATCGCGCATCGCCTGCCTTCAAGACAGAGCATGCGGCGATCATCGCCGCCTACCAGCAGACGCCGGAATACACACCCGATCTCGTTGACCTCGTGAAGGCGTTCCAGAGCGAAAATGGCCTGAAGGCCGACGGCGTGATCGGTCGCGCAACGGTTCGCGCGATGGTTGGCGAAAGCAACGATGCCAAGATCGCCAAGGTACAGGTGGCGATGGAGCAGATCCGCTGGCTGCCGGCCGATCTCGGCCAGCGTTATGTGTTCATCAACCAGCCCGCCTTCATGGCCTATTATCACAATGAGGGTGTCGAACAGTTCGGCATGAAGGTCGTGGTCGGCTCCAAGGCCAACCAGACCTATTTCTTCCAGGACGAGATTCAGACCGTCGAGTTTAATCCCTATTGGGGCGTGCCGCAGTCGATCATCATCAACGAAATGCTGCCGAAGCTGCGCCGCGACCCGTCCTATCTCGACCGGCTGGGTTACGAAGTGCAGGTGAACGGCCGCGCCGTGTCGTCCTCCAGCGTCAACTGGTATGGCTCGACCAACGCCGTTTCCGTGCGCCAGCCGCCGAGCAGCGACAATGCGCTGGGCGACCTGAAAATCCTCTTCCCGAACGCGCATGCCATCTACATGCATGACACGCCGGCCAAGAGCTTCTTCAACCGCGACATGCGCGCACTGAGCCACGGCTGTATCCGTCTGGTGGAGCCGCGCCGTATGGCGGCTGCCGTTCTCGGCACCACCATCGACAAGGTCAACGAACAGATCGCCTCCGGCAAGAACCGCGCCGTTCAGGTGCCCGTAAAAATCCCGGTCTATGTGTCCTACTTCACCGCCTGGCCTGACAAGGACGGCAAGGTGCAGTTTTTCGACGATGTGTATGATCGCGACAGCTACGTGCAGAAAGCCTTTGCCGTGACGACGAAGGCAAGGGCCAGCTCGATCTGA